From a region of the Mytilus galloprovincialis chromosome 3, xbMytGall1.hap1.1, whole genome shotgun sequence genome:
- the LOC143068223 gene encoding E3 ubiquitin-protein ligase NRDP1-like translates to MGYGVHRFVCAIDPNLLCGICSAVLEDAVLTPCGHTFCAKCLETWLNKPGTNTCPECRSVMNKCDSKPVLSLRNLINGFDVVCDHSDRGCKVLVKLDRLFSHLESCSYFPVECAGCNLTVNRCDLADHQLGCEGIAAVVQEPTEESRGVRRLRYLKAGASITANEVSDLLYRISSLEFQIKNLKRDLQISESKNRLMERECRKMKDELQITKNELIDMQFAEFDPNYDYGYTPQSIAKLSLLISRFLLKKPGYINEDKIFDAVKRCYDQYSRCGSEYEHDVHMLLATSFASDWFSDAQRIHYHCWLQSICRQRQFAGKTLKDSIENRRSYTYREHK, encoded by the coding sequence ATGGGATACGGCGTTCATAGATTTGTCTGTGCTATAGATCCTAATCTACTCTGTGGAATATGTAGTGCCGTGTTAGAAGATGCTGTTCTTACCCCGTGTGGACATACCTTTTGTGCAAAATGTTTGGAAACATGGCTTAACAAACCGGGTACAAATACTTGCCCAGAATGTAGGAGTGTAATGAACAAGTGTGATTCCAAACCGGTGTTGTCACTACGTAACCTCATCAATGGGTTTGATGTTGTATGTGACCATAGTGATCGTGGATGTAAGGTACTTGTTAAATTAGATAGGTTATTCTCTCATCTGGAGTCTTGTAGTTATTTTCCTGTGGAGTGTGCAGGATGTAATCTGACGGTGAACCGATGTGACCTAGCTGATCACCAGTTAGGATGTGAAGGGATAGCAGCGGTGGTACAGGAACCGACAGAAGAATCAAGAGGCGTACGTAGGCTGAGATATCTAAAAGCAGGTGCTTCAATTACTGCTAATGAAGTATCGGATCTCCTATATAGAATAAGCTCATTggaatttcaaattaaaaatctgAAACGGGATTTACAAATCTCTGAATCAAAAAACAGATTGATGGAAAGAGAGTGTCGTAAAATGAAGGATGAACTTCAGATCACTAAAAACGAACTGATTGACATGCAGTTTGCAGAATTTGATCCAAACTATGATTACGGGTACACACCACAGAGTATTGCTAAACTTTCTTTGCTGATCTCAAGATTCTTATTGAAGAAACCAGGGTACATTAACGAAGATAAGATTTTCGATGCTGTTAAACGATGTTATGACCAGTATTCGCGTTGTGGTAGTGAGTATGAACATGATGTTCATATGTTGCTTGCTACTTCCTTTGCCAGTGATTGGTTTAGTGATGCACAAAGGATACATTATCATTGTTGGCTTCAGAGTATATGTAGACAGAGACAATTCGCGGGGAAAACTTTGAAGGATTCTATAGAAAACCGACGTTCTTATACGTACCGGGAGCATAAATGA
- the LOC143068222 gene encoding putative E3 ubiquitin-protein ligase UBR7: MATNESGQSSARKEETQDEDSAISMLEVLQEQEELEADANAVLGDSDAVNCTYVMGYVPRQALYACMTCNTSEPSGICLACSYECHDGHDLIELYTKRNFKCDCGNGKFKDQTCQLYERKSEYNVDNRYNHNFRGIYCVCDRPYPDPDDDVEDEMIQCIMCEDWYHGRHLGFDELPENNVRTEMVCRGCMSKHDFLWAYTIQSLETQKLTSGETSDSIDVASGGNDNAKASKATGGKHSPAKRKKVEQVDNASSPRKSCHLKELQKRKISHKDTAAFFADGWRSKLCTCTDCKNVYCDQGIEFLSDESDTVHAYEVRGKEKSTPTSQYDKGLQALSNMNRLQQVEVLHGYNDLKSELNDYLKKFAENKKVVREEDIREFFSTLEARKRQRKSSDEGMSYFCK; encoded by the exons ATGGCAACCAACGAAAGTGGCCAGTCTTCTGCTCGAAAAGAAGAAACACAAGATGAAGATTCAGCTATTTCAATGCTTGAAGTTTTGCAGGAACAAGAAGAATTAGAAGCAGATGCAAACGCTGTATTGGGAGATAGCGATGCTGTCAACTGCACTTACGTTATG GGCTATGTTCCAAGACAAGCTTTGTATGCCTGTATGACATGTAACACAAGTGAACCATCTGGAATTTGTCTTGCCTGTAGCTATGAATGTCATGATGGCCACGACTTAATAGAACTATATACTAAAAG GAATTTCAAATGTGACTGTGGGAATGGTAAATTTAAAGACCAGACATGTCAGTTGTATGAG AGAAAATCTGAGTACAATGTAGATAACAGATACAACCACAACTTTAGAGGGATTTACTGTGTATGTGACAGACCATACCCTGATCCAGATGATGAT GTCGAGGATGAAATGATTCAGTGTATAATGTGTGAAGACTGGTACCATGGAAGG cATCTTGGTTTTGATGAATTACCTGAAAACAATGTTAGAACGGAGATGGTTTGTAGAGGGTGTATGTCAAAACATGATTTTCTCTGGGCATACACAATACAGAGTTTAG AAACACAGAAACTGACGTCAGGAGAAACTTCAGACAGTATAGATGTTGCAAGTGGAGGAAATGACAATGCAAAGGCTTCTAAAGCAACTGGAGGAAAACATTCACCAGCAAAAAGAAAGAAAGTTGAACAA gtTGACAATGCATCATCTCCAAGAAAATCTTGCCATTTGAAGGAGTTACAGAAGAGAAAAATTTCACATAAAGATACAGCTGCATTCTTTGCTGATGGCTGGAGATCAAAACTTTGTACATGTACAGATTGTAAG aatgtATATTGTGATCAAGGAATTGAATTTTTGAGTGATGAGAGTGATACTGTACATGCTTATGAAGTCAGAGGAAAAGAGAAATCCACACCTACATCCCAGTATGATAAAGGTCTTCAAGCATTATCTAACATGAATAGACTACAACAAGTGGAAGTTTTACATG GTTATAATGATCTGAAGAGTGAACTGAATGATTACCTGAAAAAATTTGCAGAAAATAAAAAG GTTGTTCGTGAAGAAGATATTAGAGAATTTTTTAGTACATTGGAAGCAAGGAAGAGGCAAAGAAAATCCAGTGATGAAGGAATGAGTTACTTCTGTAAATGA